The DNA window taccTTCAGTGTTTTTTTGGCATActtctagaaaaaaaagaaggatcttTTCATTTgccttatttattatacatcttCTGAGCATCTCCAGCATGTATatcattcaaatatattaGTCTTAGAAGAGTTAATATTAAGTAGATATTTTTacgcgattataataaatattctttgtgAGATTCTGTACAATGCGAACACTGTGTTCTGTTGCTTGGAATGTTTAgtgtatttgtataatttcCAACTTTGTAATGTGTAATTAATGCCTGTTCTTCTCTGTACTCTGCAATTtagatataatatgatataacttacttaagaatataatatatatatatatatatatatatacatatatatatatatatatatatatatatatatatatataaaattacacaAAGGGACACTATGTATGCAATACTGCATaagtttatattattcatctAATCAAGaaacattttgtttattatccaacttgaaaaagaagaaagattttttatagaagttattaaaatacaatgaaataaattttagtaTTCTCGTAAATTCAGATTTTTATTCGAAGCATCAATTTTAATGAGATTAATCGATTTCTTAATTTTTGGGCCGGAACTCAAAAGGTATTATAAAAtcgtaaatgaataatatatgattCGATCCAATCATGTCATTTACAACATagagattattaaaatgacTTGATTTgcttcgataaaaattttatttgtttacgaaactataaagagaatataagGTATGTAATtctgagataaaaaagaaaagaacaaattagACTGTCTgaggtaataataacaaagaaacgaaaaaaaaaaaagaaaaagatatgctGACCTCATATGTGGTATTGCACGAGTGTCGATATTTGACTTCCATAGATAAGAATTAagttatacaaaataataataataataataagatgagCACAGCACATTTCAGCCtgtacttttataaaaaaaaaaaaaacgttcaaAAATTGTAAACATTGGAACACAATTCTTGCGTCCTCAAAGTGCTAAATCTGTAAATTCAATCAGGTTTCGTGTAAGCTTTCAAAAATTAACTTTCGATAAttgaagagtaaaaaaagaattgttgtttggaaaaaaaaaaaaaagcatttctttacaaaatatatatgcattaacTTGATTCTTGTGTAAGAGTGATATGCGACCTTGTGATCGATAGAAAGACCTAATTGATTAACGtagaaataatgacaatagttCTTCTACTGTCACTCAATCGTTTATAGAAGCTAATAACAtctcgataattaatatattaattgtagttttttaattcacacgtttaaatataacgaaaaagtaactttaaaaatctttcaaatttaGATATCTTCTTAAGTACATCATGCATTTAATCAATACCGTACGTACAATAAATACCATTTCATCGTACAATAGGAAAATAATTGCATTGTATTATGTAATAAACATTGTGATTGTGACTAATGTACAGACATGATTTGTACTTcccttttatataaatgaatttaaacattgtaatcATAGGACATAGCAAAGCACAGATTAATCAACCATTAGAAATCTCTCTTTGTTAAGCattcgaaatgaaataatactcAAGAAAACATGGAAAGTACAAATATGTAGCTACACGGTCCTGATTGAATATTGGTAAACAAAAGTTGTAAAGACATAACCAAGGAGAGAATgtgtaaaattatatcatgATCGAATGCTCTGTCAGTCCGCACTTAAATACCCTTTCGTGTTATTtgaatatacattttaaaagTGGCATatactttactttttattaaaaatgcaaTGATTGTATATGGGCTGCATTTGAATCATGATCAAATGTAATGATTTACTAAGCGAtgcaaaataaatgaaaaagatttaaagagAGACATCATCtttgcaaaatatttttcccatctcagaatatatttacaaataagatcaggcataataatttatatgctttttattatatacttttttattccaaatttttttacaatcctTATGTAGTTTGATCGCAgctttatttaattcttaaatatatttaaatgtagtTGAATCTTTAAGTGCCGttactatttctattttcacaGGGGATTGTAACCAACGGCTCAAAAATTCTTCAGTGTAACCGGTCAAAAAGTATATCTTACTAGGATGTATAGAACGTTGAATAATACCACCAATTCTGATCAAATTATGttgtcttttaattattatttcagatataaataaattgtgcCATGTTCCTGTCATGAAAcgtctaataaatatatcttccaATGCTGTTTCCGCCGGTCTGTTGCCATCCACTATATTTGCTAAATTACaagaacaattataatcataattatattataaaagaaaaatcgtatatctCTTACCATACATTTTACATACATGTATTCCAAGAATTCCATGATTTTCTGTGAGCAATATAATGAGGCCGATTAGCCATCTCGTATGTTAAACGTAAAGTTTTCTTTAGCGTTGGTTTATAACGACCAGATTGCACTTTATTAAGGactgtacatacatgtatataacgaCGCAACGAAGGTTGTTGTAAAAGAGACATCTgctaataaataacaatttatacATACGgattaaatttgataattaattaatgtcaatataAATGGATACATTAGGATTATTGACAAAGTTGTTAGGTTATGTTAGGAAATATCAAttgtaatacgataataaatattgataatattacattgtttaaattcgataaaaagttCATCTTCTTCGATCAATTGATATTACGTTTAATTCTTGATAACTTATaacgtgataaaaaaaaaaaggaagaaattatcAATCGAGCCgagatatatatttcataaccAACAACGGCTAACGCTAACTTTGCGCATGATCTTATGAGATCAACAGAACGACACATGGTTAAAATCGCGCGCCAATCTCTGacgtatatctttttatttacaatacacataaaaagtaagaaacaatttcaatcaattaaaaataaattttattgagttgaatcaaaatttatcaaatgatTTCATAACCTAACGaatcaatatgaatattttttattatatcgaacgtattaaaaaacgaaaggaaaaagaaaaaaaagaagaaaaagtaattgcTATCGTCGAATTGAACAAAAGGCTTCGTTACAAggatgaaagaattttaatcaaCAAAATTCAACATTCGACGTATTATACGacgtaataagaataaaaatgtcgTAGATTTCGAGGAAaggaataagaaggaaaaaggaaaaaaggatagaaagagtttaaagaatagagatattaaagagGAAACGTTAAACGACTTACGGctaagaagaggaaaaagatgaaggaaaagGATGAAGCATTGTGGTGGGGTGAAGTAAAGGGGCGGGGCAACGGTGTCGGTGGTTacggaatgagagagataagagagagagagagagagagagagcgagaaagagagagagagggggaaggtTAGTGGTGGGGGTAGCTCGATCCGTTTGCTGGCTCGTTGATCAGAGAGCGAGAGCAGTGTGCGTCGTGACGTGACAATGGCGGTAGTTGTGATCGCGGTGCGGTGCGTTATTGTGATCAGCTGATCGAACGCGCCTCCGAGAAAATAGAGtagtgtgtgcgtgcgtgtgtgtgcgtgcgtgcgtgacTGCgtgtatgaaagagagagagagagagagagaacgaaagagagagagagagagagagagaaagaaagagaggtgtGTGGTCAAGAAgcagaaaggaagaaggtcAAGAGAAAAGGACGGAGAaagtgaaaagagaaacaagagaAGCACGGGGTTCTCCATCGTGAAGGAAGgtgtaaaaaaacaaaaagaaaatattctttcggTAGAAGACGATGTcctcgtcgttattattgtcatcattgtcatcatcgtcgtcgtcgtcgtcgtcgtcgtcgtcgtcgccgccgtcgtcgtcgtcgccgtcgtcgtcgtcgtcgtcgccgtcgtcgtcgtcgccgtcgtcgtcgtcgccgtcgtcgccgtcgtcgtcgtcgttatcatcatcatcttcatcatcatcatcatcatcatcattgtcgtcgttTTCGTGAGAGATCGGCAGTGCCTTCCTAGGCGCCGTCGTTCCTAATCCCTCCTATTGTGTGTTGCTAATATATTAGTAGTGGGCCCCCTGTATATATCCGGTGTGTGTCGTGCACGAATGCGTGGAGTTAACACGAGAGGTAGATAAATGTCTCTCAACCATGCCCGCCGTGCGGAAGTACAGAAGGGATACCAGTGAAGTGAGCTGTTGCCTCAAGTACGTCATCTTTGGATTTAACGTCATGTTTTGggtatgtaaaataattgtatatatatatatatttttttttttttttctttttctttcttttttccttttttttctctttccgtctgtaatattttcacatatatatgtatatatcgtattgGGTAAAACAAACGTTTAACGACgcagaaatatatttttttctttttttactctctcaaCGATTAGTAGTTAGAACATTTTGATTGACCAATACATTACGAGACGCGAGAAGTTTTCCTTCTTCGAAGTTGAACAAAGTAtgcaatagtaatagtagtagtagtagtacatAGAGTTCGTAACGGTTAAAGAGTAAATGCGAGTAAACTTGTTTCGACCTGTTTCTTGTTGTACCTTGTCGTTTAACGTCGCGTTACcatggagaaaaagagagagaattgtcAGTCTCATtcaacccccccccccctcctcctccgcctTCCGCAATCCACTATCGTCAGTGCGTTCACCGGCTTTCAACGTAATATACGTAAGaagtctctcttcttcctttgttCGGCCTTCTCTCTActgtattttattcttataacctTCAAACGTaatcccttccttccttccttccttccttttttccttttttccttcgtcattctctttattccttccttccttccttcccccttttttcttcgactttcgaaatattccgaaaATCATCTGATTTCCTCATTGAATTTCTACGTTTATACGAACTAATCCAGTTTACCGCCAATTCTATTCTCGGATGacaaacgataaaatgaatCGAATTTATAAACTAATGGATCGAGATTTTTCTTCGCTCGTTCTATCTACGATAAcagtattatcatttaataattcgtAGATGGTATTTTTTGataaagggaagagaaaaaagaaggaaacttgtcgataatatttttttcatggtATTAATATTTGTGCATCATCAATGTATATCCGTGAAAGAACATTGTGGATGGTACATCCCACGTAAGTGAGAATACGTATTTTAAGTATACGGAAAGGATAAACGGAAGGATAAATCAATTTGCGAAGAACGATGATAGATGTATTTTATgtacgtaaatataattttatgcgTAATATaagatgtataaaaaaaaaaaaaaaaaaaaaaagaaaagaaaaagaaaagaacgtatTTACTtaagagaaaatttaaattatataaattaaagttATATATCTTCGAATAGGATGATTCTCTTCGAAAAAGACATTTGtacgatttattatatcaagGACAATTTAAGTTTTGATACGATAACcgtataataatgtaatagtaAATAGACCGTATGCTTGTGTTTGTAtctatacgtacgtacgtggatacgtatgtatgtatgtatttatttatgcatTGACTGGTCGTTTTGTAAATTTGTAAAAGGTCGCCGAGTGTTTcgatggagaagaagaaagagatagaagtagatagatagatataggtatatatatatacatatatatatataaagagagagagagagagagagagagagagagagagagagagagagagagaaagaaagaaagagaggaggaatgGTAGGAGAAAGACCGGGAACGAGCCGCAATGCAGCTCGTATGCATCGTCAAGTGTTCCAATTGCGAGAAGCAGGGCATATGTGTGCGTCACGGTCTGTATATCCCGTAGAACGACGCGCGTATATACACGCCGGACGCATCCCATTGTAAATACGGGGAATTAAACGAAGTTCGCGACTCGTGAACCACCAACTCTATGTATATAGTGTATATACACGACGAACGCGAGAGAAACGTCGCGtcgcatcgcatcgcatcgcatcgcatcgcatcgcatAGCATCGCATAGCATCGCATCATTCTGTTCGCctcttcgaatatatatacctactatcgaacagttttttttcttcttccttgatTCTCTACATTGATGTCGTTTAACGAAAATCGATCGGACTTTAACAAGTTTCGTTTCGATTTGGACCACTACTACTTCGTCACGTTCATTCTCAAATACTTAATGATAGAAAATAGAGCCACTAGAATTTTatactatctttctcttatatttattttttaaagaaatcgcTTATAGATTTATCgagaattaattgaaatttttttcttgcttacttcccatctttttttctttctttcttttttttttttttttttttttgaatatgtattttataattcaattttttttttgcagtcTACAACAACGTCGTATGatgtaacaaaattatatatacatatatacatatcagctgatgacaataaaaaagccatttataattaaataatgctgaaaaaatttgtagtaatttttacttaaacaatagtaacaatttttttttctctttgtttgcttttatttagatagaaaatattgcaaaagtcgacattattaatcatatagtCAACAGAATAACGACGAATCTTATggcaataatataaaaataaattttattaaaaaacgaTTTTCTATAGAtcgcttttatttaattattattcttttttactattattactttttatatcatatatcatttttacactatattatttactactattactttttatatcacGTGAATTATTATCTACGTAATTTGATGTTCATACGAATTTTTCCTCGTATGCGTCTAATAACGACGTTGGTACGTTTCATAGATTTTATAATTGGAGAATAATCGCGTGCGAATATCTATTCCTCGTTAATAAgactttgaaaaaatattatattcagaCATGAGGGAAATACATAGAAAcgtatttatacaaatttattcacATACGTGATTAAGAGCTTGACCTTGTAAAGTTCTTCGTCGTTAGACGAGAAGAGAGACATAATTAACACTTTCGTAATAAGCATCGTTAAGCACGTAAGTACATACTTACTTTCCCACATCGCTTATTTTATAGATCTTTAtcgatcattctctctcttggtTATAATAGTGTTGCGCGAGGATTTGTAATTAGTCgagtggaaagagaaagggaaaaagaaaaaggaaagaaacgtaaaaacaaaaaataaaatgaaacaaactAACAAATAGGTATATTTACGCGTTTCGACGAAACACATAAGCTGTGAGTCATTGAGAATTCGTCGAAAATTTACCTGAATGCTAAttcgagtaataataatattagtagtagtggtagtagtagtggtagtagttagtaataataaatagtaagTAGTAAATAGTAAGTAGTGgtaagtagtagtagtagtagtagtagtggttagtaataataaatagtaagTAGTAAATATTAAGTAGTGgtaagtagtagtagtagtagtagtagtagtagtagtcagCAGTCTTCTTCTACTTACTCGTCGTTACGCTTGTTCTTCCTCGATCCGGTAGAACCGGGTTTTGATCCTTGAAAAAGGACGACCGGATCTCGTCCTTCGCGTCGCGTAGTCTGACGAGGCGAACGAACTCGAGTCGTCGTTCTCGACTTTGCTTCTCACGTATTTGTCGAGAcacgaaatacgaaatttcttttctctcacacATCTATCTACATTTTTCTTCGCATTCTTTGTTTCATTCTCTTCGATAGTAGGAGTATACGTCTCTTACGATCGCCCTGACAGATTTACGGAagtaacaaaatttttcaagaGTTTCGTCAACGTATCAAATACTTTTGTATattctgtatgtatatatatatactacatatagaatacatatatgtgtttgtatgtgtatgtatgtgtatgtatatatgcaggtatatatgtatgtatgtatgtatgtatataaaggagaaaagactagaaaatttagaaatatcGTCGACTttgaaaacataaaaagaCTGACTTTATTCAGTAAGAGTgaatgtgtgtgcgtgtgtgagTGTGGGAGGATCGACCTTGCTAGTATCGTGGCGCTTTGCAGTCGTCGaacgttcctttcttttcgtcctttttctttccttgtatattctctttctctctctctctctctctctttcatacacacacgtacatttatacatatacatacacacgtaaaCGCCACCCTCTTGGTACGCGCTGACGCGTATGCATCCCACGTGCACTCGTGCGTGCacaagtttctctctctctcttacacttaAAAATTGcctaatatacatacatacatacatacatacatacatatgtttgtatgtatgtgtatatatgtatatatatatatatatatacatatcttcgTCTCCACAGATATTTCGATacaagagaaaacaaaaggataACTCATGATCGATAATACGAGTTTGTAAGTTTGTATGTAACGTGTCTATTATCAGAGTTACTCTCGAAACTTTCAACCAGCAAGCATCCTGACGACGAACTCTGTTTAAGCTATATCATTACAAAAGTCGTTCGTAAAACCGGTTTTCGAGCAAGTCAAGCGGCCACCGGTGCTGCGTTTCTGATGCACTTCGattttctccatctttctttctttcttctccctttcacTCTTCCTtccatcctctctttctcttactttttatcTCTGCGTCATCTCCCTTACAAAAACTTTACATCGTTTTCTCTTTACgaggaataatatttataaatagaatttgTACTTTATCGATAGGTAAATTCAAGAAGATATTGGAACACGAGAAAATTCGAGAATATGATTTGAAACTTTTTAATTCGGTTTAACGAAAAAGCTTACGCACGGCTTTTAAATGATCAGCCCTTGCCGTTAATTAAATACTTCACTGTGAAAAAGGATTAAACGCTTCAAGGCagctgtcgtcgtcgtcgtcgtcgtcgtcgtcgtcgtcgtcgtcgtcgtcgtcgtcgttgtcgtcgtcgtcgtcgttgtcgtcgtaacAGGATGGAATGGgattttcaaacgaaataaGGACGATTCACGTTCCTCCTATATATCTCTCCCCCCCATCCCtcccctatctttctctatttctctttctcttactctatcttttttctttttcaagataattgcgcccctctttctctgttaGAAATTGCAAGTGCTTTgcaaaggataaaaataagatcCTCGTCATCTCtactttttcttaatattacgATTCAcagtacatacacacacacacacacacacacacacacatgtttGCGcgcgtacatgtatatgtagatGTGTAATTATGTTGAAAAACAGGATCAACGAGTTGTTTGTCAATCGTAATTCTATCTCATTCGAATCTTTATTTCATCGAactttcattgatttatagCTATTTATTGCTGTCGTATTTCTTTGATAGAGCTCCATTCATAGAATGGAGTTTTGCGAAGACGGTTCAAGGTTAAAAATAAAGAGCgtgttaataatttaattttttcatgatAAACAAGTGTCAAgtggagaagagagagagagagagagagagagagagagagagagagagagagagagagagagaaacaataaggggagggagatagagagatagatagagtaaTGTCCGAAGATTaaaggaggaaagagggaacgagaatgaaaaagaaggacgAAACTTTTCACTCGAAAATTTATCATGTTGAGCAACCCTTAAAAAGACATTTTCCGAGGTTCGAAAGAGAgggaacaaaagagaaagagagagagagagagagagagagagagagagagagagagagagagagagagagagagagagagagagagagagagagaagtaagaataaaaaaagaaaaagaaaaaaaaaatagaaggagagGAAGGTAATCTCACGAACCGAACCGTAATGCcccccttcctctctccccTTTCCTTTCTTGCAGCAGCAGATAATTCGTATTCGCATTCGAAGCACGAAATGCAGGAGGTATCTTTTAGATATACGTTCGAGCTTTGTAGAACAAGGACAAATGGTGCGGGTACAGCATCTTCCTATCTTCactctcttctccctctctctctctctctctctctctccctctctctttctctatctgtatctctatctatatctatctatccctctctccttctctcatcttcttttcctttcgttttacaACTTCCTAGAACCGTCAAGagcttaatattaatatcgtgtTGGGACGAGTCGTTTTGCATTCGAGGCTACTTTTGAAGTAAGTTTTCCCTCACGACCCTTGAGAATCGCTTTGGTATCCtcgttttcgttctctctctctctctctctctctctctctctctctctttttctatttctttttctcccttttcctttccatctttttctctcataccTTATAGTATCTCTTGATAGTGACTCGACGAGCATACGACGTGGACCGTACTTTTCGTTCTTTGATGTTCGCAATTCTGACAAAACGCGTGGACCACCGAACCTTCCGTTTCAATGCGTTTCACGTTTCCCTTCCTTTATCCGCTCCCGTATCCGgacctctttcctctctctctctctctctctctgtctttcctcCTTCGTCGCTTCAAATACGTTAGCTTTTCAACATCCATTCCTTTGCTCCGTCGACgaagcttctttttttttgccatcGAGAAAAATGCGAATTCGAAGCTACGAATAccgaagaaatttcttttataaaatgaacTTGGTACGTATTGGGCAGTGAAAAATGCTTTTTATATCGAATGGATGAAAAGAATCttgtacttctctctctctctctctctctctcccttctcccctccctccccttccttctttctctctcggggcgacgaagatatttttattctttttaacaaaatatttttgtttgctttgtttcatctttttcttttttttcttttttttttttttttatcttattttatacaaaaaatattttctacgagatgaaataaaatagaaagtaatataaaaagtgcATGACGTTAAGCAATtcgcgtttttcttttcatttcgtttcgtttcatttaatAGCTTTATTATTGGTTTACAACGTTAGCAGCAAAgtcatcttatttatttttcttttatatatatatatatatatatatatatatatatatatatatagagagagagagagagagagagagagaagaaacgaaaataaaaatgtgaatATGAGCGATTGACGTTCTACGTAATACGAGTTAGGCGTTTAGTGATTATTATTCTCCCtcgaacaaaaaagagaaaaaaaaagagagagagagggagagagagagaaatcgaggTAGGGAAAATGTTTGGACGGCGATGAAAAAGCGATTAATGGATGAAATACGGCAAAGAGCTTTTGTAAATGAATTCTTCCCGTAAAACGATCCTCCTTCGCATGTGAACGCAGTTAATCTTAATCAGCGT is part of the Vespa crabro chromosome 8, iyVesCrab1.2, whole genome shotgun sequence genome and encodes:
- the LOC124426333 gene encoding 28S ribosomal protein S24, mitochondrial isoform X1 is translated as MNFLSNLNNQMSLLQQPSLRRYIHVCTVLNKVQSGRYKPTLKKTLRLTYEMANRPHYIAHRKSWNSWNTSNIVDGNRPAETALEDIFIRRFMTGTWHNLFISEIIIKRQHNLIRIGGIIQRSIHPSKIYFLTGYTEEFLSRWLQSPVKIEIVTALKDSTTFKYI
- the LOC124426333 gene encoding 28S ribosomal protein S24, mitochondrial isoform X2, which translates into the protein MNFLSNLNNMSLLQQPSLRRYIHVCTVLNKVQSGRYKPTLKKTLRLTYEMANRPHYIAHRKSWNSWNTSNIVDGNRPAETALEDIFIRRFMTGTWHNLFISEIIIKRQHNLIRIGGIIQRSIHPSKIYFLTGYTEEFLSRWLQSPVKIEIVTALKDSTTFKYI